One genomic region from Xiphophorus couchianus chromosome 21, X_couchianus-1.0, whole genome shotgun sequence encodes:
- the rpl7 gene encoding large ribosomal subunit protein uL30, whose translation MADAEKKVPSVPESLLKRRKAFAALKAMRIKKLLAQKKARKVTRKLIYKRAEKYHKEYRQMYRREIRMSRMARKVGNYYVPPEPKLAFVIRIRGINGVPPKVRKVLQLLRLRQIFNGVFVKLNKASINMLRIAEPYIAWGYPNLKSVRELIYKRGHGKVKKMRIALTDNALIERPLGKYGIICIEDLIHEIYTVGKNFKMANNFLWPFKLSSPRGGMNKKTTHFVEGGDAGNREDQINRLIRRMN comes from the exons ATGGCGGACGCAGA AAAAAAGGTGCCGTCGGTCCCTGAGAGCCTTTTAAAAAGGCGAAAGGCCTTCGCCGCCTTGAAGGCCATGCGTATCAAGAAGCTACTGGCGCAGAAGAAG GCCCGGAAGGTGACCAGGAAACTGATCTACAAGAGGGCTGAAAAGTACCACAAGGAGTACAGGCAGATGTACAGGCGTGAGATCCGCATGTCTCGTATGGCTCGCAAAGTGGGGAACTACTATGTGCCACCTGAGCCCAAACTGGCCTTTGTTATCAGGATCAGAGG taTCAACGGTGTCCCACCAAAGGTCCGCAAGGTTCTGCAGCTGCTCCGTCTGCGCCAGATCTTCAACGGTGTGTTTGTCAAGCTGAACAAGGCTTCTATCAACATGCTTAGGATTGCAGAGCCTTATATTGCTTGGGG ATACCCCAACCTGAAGTCTGTGCGGGAGCTCATCTACAAACGTGGCCATGGCAAAGTGAAGAAGATGCGTATTGCCCTCACAGACAACGCTCTGATAGAGAGGCCCCTTG GCAAATACGGCATCATCTGCATTGAGGACCTTATTCACGAGATCTACACAGTTGGCAAGAACTTCAAGATGGCCAACAACTTCCTTTGGCCTTTCAAGCTGTCATCGCCACGTGGTGGTATGAACAAGAAGACCACACACTTTGTGGAGGGAGGTGATGCTGGAAACAGGGAGGACCAGATCAACAGGCTGATCCGAAGGATGAACTAA
- the c21h8orf89 gene encoding putative uncharacterized protein C8orf89 homolog, giving the protein MSAVGSNIMTYQMPTAKVFISEGGLSYGRLAPGHPTHSTFGIGGRIALRPSQIRKFPLMLPLNSNHNENTLVSSFIVKGKSNLNKEDKVISEDVDQEQDIFGRHFLSQKTCTELERTRSMVPPLRKDNNEHRHVKLHPLSLSAELPSIPSGRLFTLGQNIKSHYGRSNEPLAAPETQVADPRNSRVNISSPPTLMLNGKNNFSVESCKFSRPKVHYPIHTPVTVKDDQKSCLHAGQSYSDPIIGAPRSFIHRISELSSLEGETVRYEKIKKIRKSKNSLS; this is encoded by the exons ATGTCCGCGGTAGGGTCCAACATAATGACCTACCAAATGCCTACCGCCAAAGTATTCATATCAGAAGGAGGTTTGAGCTATGGCCGCCTTGCTCCTGGACACCCAACGCACAGTACCTTCGGGATTGGAGGACGTATCGCGTTAAGGCCAAGTCAGATAAGGAAGTTCCCTTTAATGCTGCCTCTTAACA gcaacCATAACGAGAACACGTTAGTGAGCAGCTTCATAGTTAAAGG gaaatcaaacttaaataaaGAGGACAAAGTGATTTCAGAGGATGTTGACCAAGAGCAGGATATCTTTGGGAGACACTTCCTGTCTCAGAAAACAT GTACAGAGTTGGAAAGGACTAGATCTATGGTTCCTCCACTGCGAAAAGACAACAATGAGCATCGACATGTTAAACTTCACCCTTTGAGCCTCTCCGCTGAGCTTCCCAGCATCCCTTCAGGGAGACTTTTCACCCTGGG CCAAAATATTAAGAGCCATTATGGAAGGTCCAATGAGCCACTTGCGGCTCCGGAGACACAGGTTGCAGACCCTAGAAACTCTAGGGTGAACATCAGTTCACCCCCCACTTTAATGTTAAATGGCAAGAACAATTTTTCAGTGGAAAGCTGCAAGTTTAGCAG GCCCAAGGTACATTATCCAATCCACACCCCGGTGACTGTTAAAGACGATCAGAAAA GTTGTCTTCATGCAGGCCAGAGTTATTCAGACCCAATCATCGGAGCCCCTCGCTCTTTTATCCACCGGATTTCTGAGCTCTCGTCTTTGGAGGGTGAGACGGTGAGATATGAGAAGATTAAGAAAATCAGGAAGTCTAAAAATTCTCTGTCCTGA